Part of the Amphiura filiformis chromosome 9, Afil_fr2py, whole genome shotgun sequence genome is shown below.
GGAGAGTCCAGTTGATCGATTGTGTCCTGTTTGTAGTTAAACGAGGACCTGCACTTGTTCCAACTTAAAAGTCAGGGTTCCCAtggaaaacaccttttcaaggccttgaaagtcctggaagtcttgcacaaggtccttgaaagtccttgacaaagtttggggaggggggaggagctgtcactttcgttaagTACGTGCTATGAGAGAactgcatcatgatttttgtgttgtggcaagtacttgaaaatcatgcttttagaccttgaagtccttgaaaagtccttgaatttaaTTTAGTCCATCAAAATCACCTTCCAAATGTGTCATCATAGATTATTGGGAggaaaaaagaggagagagagagcAACGCAACACAGGAAGATTCTGTGCTTGGCAATGAAGCAGCAACACTTGATGAAGAAGAACAATTTTCACAGATACCAAACCAGCAGACCTTAGCAATACTGCATGGCTGGGACAAATCAGAGGGAATCAGACAGTCTTTTAAGGCTGATGGTAGAGAACAGCTCAACTTCAAGACAAAAACACAGCTTGCTGAACCCAAACCATTACCAAATCAATACCAACTATGTTGTCAGCAACGATTCTATGGTCAGTCTGAAGACTGAAATAACAAATTGCACCGAACAGCTCTTTGCCAAGTCTCCACAAATATTAGGTAACACTGTATTCAAAGTGACTAACTATCAAAGTTTACGCACAGAAAGATGACCATATATGAGCTAGGTAAAGCAAGGCCAAGAAACAAACAGGGCACGAGAGAGATTGATGGGCGGGGGTATAATTGATCGAGTTAAGAATGCAACATTCCCGAGGGCAGCAAATTATTCAGAGGCCAGCGTGCCCCAGCAGCAGTTATGACACAAACGTTTTGAACAGTAGGCATTAGCCAAGATGAGACAAGACATATTGATGCACCACCATATTGACAACAGTAAAGTCAATAATAACATTGATAATTGGAAGattgcagatttgaatgtttatAATGTGTAAATATAATAATGTTATAGTTCCAGAAACTAATTGCTTTATATAGTTTCATACTATTACGCACCGGAAGTCCGGGGTATCCCTCTTATCATGACACTTGCCTCTAAGTACATGTTCCAATTCGGCTTCACTTATGCTCTCTCTTCCTATAACTGGAACGTTTTAGCTTTGGTGGTGACTGATTTTTTCTTACCAGCTATTGGTTGTCATTGTCTTTTCTCTTCTTACCGTGTGAGTGAGGCCATCCTATATAACTTCCTTATCTGTCCCAAATTCAACATATATACTTGTCAAAATGGCAACCTATTATTAACTGCTTTGAAACATTCTGGTATATGGTTATTAGAAGGGTGACCGATACATTTTGAgtgtcaaaaatcacattttggccatagaCTGGGTGCAGTGACCTCTTTGACCTTTGCAAGATCCCCTTATGGCCAAAGCCAAGGAGATAACCAGATCATACTTGAATGGCCATATCGCCCATTCCTTTATAAATGTACTTACCACTTCAGGGATGATGTAGAACTTTGATTTTGTCCTAGGTTTGTCCAACCTACCACCTTGCTTAAGCAATTGGGACCTTAACTAACAATCGGCTGCCTTCCATCAAATAGAAATTATATGCCTTTCCCTCAATAGGGGAAAGAGTGATGTTTTTGAGTTGTGTTTCTTTGCTAGGGCAACAAAAACTTTGACAAAAGTGTTGCATCGCTGTTTGGTCCAGTAAGCAAGAACCACATTCAGAAGCTTTGTGCTGGTGTCTCCACttaattgccgtgatagtatcCCAATATCGGGAAACCAAGTACTTATCTTTTAGCTTTGCAAGCAATGCAGATGCAATGTTAACATCAACAAGTTTAGACACATCGTGCTGATTAAGGAATTCCCTGGATACGCGCTCAAGAGTCCTAAAAAACATGTACGTATCATCATTCACATTAAAAAGTCACCCCTATTCTGCAATTCAAGCCATCCATTGGTATATTCAAGAAACGAGGGTGCTTGAATGGAATCATCTTTCGTTTTCCAGGAATTGATGCATTCGATTATTTCTGTGCACTCTTCTGCTTTCTTCTTCTTGTAGTGCTTAAGCAGAGCATATGGTATGTAACCGGCCGAATACCTGAGAACCTCCTCCTCTCCTCAGCTCATTACTGTATGGTCACGTACGTTGAGGGGCCTATTTGGAAAGTCTTGCTTAGTCCTCTCTTTGACTAGACTTATAAAGGCTTCCTGCAAGATGTAACTCCCTTATCTATCCCAAATTCAACATATATACTTGTCAAAATGGCAACCTATTAACTGCTTTGAAACATTCTGGTATATGGTTATTAGAAGGGTGACCGATACATTTTGAgtgtcaaaaatcacattttggccatagaCCGGATGCAGTGACCTCTTTGAACAATCGGCTGCCTTCCATCAAATAGAAATTATATGCCTTTCCCTCAATAGGGGAAAGAGTGATGTTTTTGAGTTGTGTTTCTTTGCTAGGGCAACAAAAACTTTGACAAAAGTGTTGCATCGCTGTTTGGTCCAGTAAGCAAGAACCACATTCAGAAGCTTTTGTGCTGGTGTCTCCACTTAATGTCCGTGATAGTATCCCAATATCGGGAAACCAAGTACTTATCTTTTAGCTTTGCAAGCAGTGCAGATGTAATATTAACATTAACAAGTTTAGACACATCATGCTGATTAAGGAATTCCCTGGATACGAGCTCAAGAGTCCTAAAAAACACGTACGTATCATCATTCACATTAAAAAGTCACCCCTATTCTGCAATTCAAGCCATCCATTGGTATATTCAAGAAACGATGCTGCTTGAATGGAATCATCATTTGTTTTCCAGAAATTGATGCATTCGATTATTTCTGTGCACTCTTTTGCTTTCTTCTTCCTGTAGTGCTTAAGCAGAGCATATGGTATGTAACCGGCCGAATACCTGAGAACCTCCTCCTCTCCTCTGCTCATGGTCACGTACGTTGAGGGGCCTATTTGGAAAGTCTTGCTTAGTCCTCTCTTTGACTAGACTTTTAAAGGTTTCCTGCAAGATGTGGTACATAATTGTGTACGGGGGAGCCATTACACCAACTGTTAAGCAAAAGTCTCTCCACAACTGAATTGTCTCCTGGTGAGTCACAAATTTGTGAAAGTTTGTGGCCAATTCCTCCTTTTGTGCATTGCCGCATTT
Proteins encoded:
- the LOC140160468 gene encoding LOW QUALITY PROTEIN: uncharacterized protein (The sequence of the model RefSeq protein was modified relative to this genomic sequence to represent the inferred CDS: inserted 1 base in 1 codon), with product MSRGEEEVLRYSAGYIPYALLKHYRKKKAKECTEIIECINFWKTNDDSIQAASFLEYTNGWLELQNRGXLFNVNDDTYVFFRTLELVSREFLNQHDVSKLVNVNITSALLAKLKDKYLISTWFPDIGILSRQLSGDTSTKLLNVVLAYWTKQRCNTFVKVFVALAKKHNSKTSLFPLLRERHIISI